The nucleotide window aagacagaatagatctatacagctattacctagtcgatgttttgggcgttttggtgtaggcgtctgtatacaggaatctattataacctaacaataatagacctatacagctattgcctagtcgatgttttgctcgtgcgtgtgctagtgaaagcaggtgctagagcggttcggtatatggggtcggtatatcgagtcggtttagggcgttcggtggagagggtatttggtgtaggcgtctgtatatagggatctacaagagagatagtagatctatacatctagtgcctggtcggtgttttgctcgtgcgtgtgctagtgaaagcaggtgctagagcggttcggtatatggggtcggtatatcgagtcggtttaggtcgttcggtggagagggcttttggtgtaggcgtctgtatatagggatctacaagagagataatagatctatacatctagtgcctggtcggtgttttgctcgtgagtgtgctggtgacagcaggtgctggagcggttcggtatatggggtcggtatatcgagttggtttagggcgttcgcgtataggtagcatctagatatataggcctattactttgcagcaatagagatatatacctaaggaagagccgttgctctgtcggtttcgtagagggtgccttcgatcgaacatctaaaatcagttggcgcacgggccatttgcagagatttctctcaactaaggccaggtaacaactctgtcaaagttgcagcggccagcgcgcccgccacaacgcctgcacgcaaaagcagacgttggaaactgattctaggaaggcatttcaatggaattgagatgaaaaaagggtaatccaggacctttttgtcatctcgaaaagttggtgttcgatgACTTTAACGCTGTAGATTCCATGTATCCAAATACAACACACATAGTCTCCATCAAGATGACCACCCGAGCCCCCTCAACCCATTTCAAGTCACACTCATGAACGTACCTACATGTCACAAAACACTGCACAGTGCGTGTAAGCACCCAACGACATATCTAGCAACTACAGTGACTCTTTCACACTACCATGCCCACTATCTCACGCCACCCTGGTAAACGCATCAACATCCACCCGCTGATAAAACGATACATGACCAAAAGTCTCCCAGTACTGCGCAATGCGATCATGATTGATAAGAATAAGCTGCGACGACATATAGTCGTCTACCAACGTTAGCAACTGTAATATGACACATGTAGTACCAATAAACTCACCATCTCTAAACCCTGTAGCCGCAATATGCCCAACACTCTTCACGATCCTCGCACCCTTGAAAATCTCCTCGGTAGCAACTCTGATCAGCCCGTTTGGACCGATATCCGGAGCGATGAACGTGTATTCACCCCGGGGAATGTTTGGGTCACCTGTTAGTTTGACAGCTTCGATGCGACCGCGGTAGATTGTTTCGTCTTGGTCAGCAGGACTTGCCGAGGTAGGGGAATCTAGGTCTTGTTCGTGATAGGCTTGTTGGAGGGTAGCGACGCTGTCTTCTAGATCGCCTGCATTCTCCACTTCCTCATCACCACCCTCCGATGTTGCCGTATCAGTCGGCGCCGTTGTCCACGATCCACCACTGCTGACGCTGTCTTCTCGATACCTACTTCGCATGACCCACTCCGCTCGTTCGGGCAGGGGCTTGGGATTATCCGGCTGCATAATGGCAAGAAACTCGCAGCCATGCCCGGCATAGTCGCCGCACCAAATCCCCTGCCACGGCTTCTGTGGCGTCGGGATGTAGCACTCCTCCGGCAATGTCGCCCACGTCGTAATGTCCTCGCCAATGCGCATCCTCATGCCGAGGGATTCTGTCGAAAACTGCATCCACTTGCGCAATCTGAAATTTGATGTTGAGAGCTCATCCAGTTGTGCTGGCTTTTGCCCGGGCTGTCTAAACCCAGATGGTACGTAGTCATTGCGCGTCCGGTCGACACTAGGTAGTGTGAGCGGCGGCCATATGGGCGTCGAATTCGTCGTGATGTCTTTTGGCCAAGGTCGAGTGAGCATGAGCCGCGAGAATACACCTGCATTCTGCCCAGGCCTCTCGCGGTATAAGCTCATTGGTATTTCTTTCTGTAGACGATAGCCCATATCTCCAACAGCGTCTTCGTAGGCGTCCCGGTTGAGTCGGACGACAGGCGCATTAAGGTCAAGTTGTACCCGTGGACTAAAAGTGTGAATAATGGCCTCGGGATGGTTGGCCCAAGACAACGCCACGGGAATCTGTCGTTCCGCAACAAGTGCATAGGCTTCGATTGCATTCAGTCTATGGTCGTATCTTGCCACAAGAAGCTTCCCCGTATTCGGCGTATCCGAAAACCAAATCTTATTTCTTGCGATGAACCAATATGGGTGGTGCTGTCGGAACAACTCTCGCCATGTCAAACGGGGAGGTTTGATGACATCCGGGCGGGGAATCTCGGCTTCGACAAATGACTGCCAGAGATTATCCTGGACGGTGTGTTCCTGTAGCACTTTGTTCACCAGGCCCACTGACAGCACGTCCGAGAGACTAAGGTAGCCGAGTATTTGATGAAGCAGCTCCGACGGAAGAGTAAGGAGAGGCGGCCTAGTTAGCTGCGGTCCCGGACTTTGCGTTTCGAGGAACCGAAGTTCCATATTGTAGTGTTGCAACATGGCGAATGTCGTCTGCTGTGGTTTGGAAGGGGAGAAGGGGACTTGGGTGTTCAAGCTTGGGTGGCGGAAGCTTAAGCGGGGTACGGCCACAGATGTCAATACATTTATACCCTGCGCCGGGATGGATTTAAGCTTTTTCGGTAATAATAATGGATTCTCTACTGGACAGATGGTAAGCTGCCCTGCAGTCCTTCTGCGTCTGACGTTGGCAGTGCCACCTTCCGAGCTTCGCCTAGTCGCGCTAACTTGGGAAAGGTTGCAGCGAATACGAGTACTATGCACGATCAAGCTGCTATCGCGAATCTGGGGTCGAGTGCCTGCTTCTTTAAGTCGTCGATATCCAACAACTGAGCTCGCGATATCGGATTTGCGCCGCGGGGTTGAAGGGTGTTGGGTGAGTGGGCGTGATAGGGAAAAGACAAAAATGAACGGCAGCACGGGTATTCGATGTTGACGAAACGAGCGCTGTGATGTGAATGTGAATGCGACAAGATGGCAGAGATGGTGTGTTGCATTACGTTGCCGAGGTGCACTACGCCGTCATGACGCCAATGCACACGCACAGACGTCTCGCCCGCTGCCGGTAACAGCCGGCAAACCTCACCTCTTCCATCAACATACCAAGTAGCCTAGAAAACATGTACACGGCCAGCAAGGCTATTCGGACATCACATGAGGTGGGTAGGAGTAAACAGCATCGGTAATCGCGTCCAAGAACTAAGCTTGACGCATATCGTACTCACATCTACAAAGGTAGTTCATCGCACTTGTCATCTATCCAGCCACTGTAGTAGGCACATCTCAATTTCCATCTGTCGCGTCTTCACAAATATCCCCGTCATTCGAACAACCCCTCTAGTTGCCCGTAGGCTTTCCAGCCGCCTCCTCCAAGACCCGCGCGAAGGTTGTCCTGCGCGAAGTCGGTGCAGGCTTCGCGATGCCCGTAGGCTTTCCTCCGGCTGACTTCGTGACCCGAGCGAAGGTTGTGTTCTGCTTGGTTTCTTTCTCTAATTTCGCCTTCTCAAGCTActtcttcgtcttctccGACTCCATCATCCTCGCCTTCTTCCGCTCCAGTgtcttctcctcctccacgGCCTTCTTCAGTTCCTCTTCGAGATGCTCGCGGCGGGCTTGTGCTTTGGCGAGTTTTCGGTCGATCGGCAGCATGGGCTGGCTGCTGGTCTCGCGCGCGCGGGCGACTTACTGCTGGGCTGCGACACCAGTGCGGGCGACTTGTTGACCCTTGGCTGCTGGGCGGACTGCTTGATGCCGGGCCTTGGCTTGTGAGCGAGCGAGACGGCGAGCcttgacctcctcgagcAAGCGCTCGTCTGCCGCCTCCACCGCACCCGCGCCGTATGGGATGACGCGCTGAAAAGAGGGGACGGGCGCCGACGTGCCGTGCAGGACAGTGCTGGTCATGTCGACGATGCCCTCGTTGCGGAACATGGTAGTTTTTGAGGGTGTATGTGATGTGTTTGAGGTGCTTGTATGCGTCTTGATGTGCTATCGTCTGTAGACGGTTGATGGTCTAGATGGTATGTAGACCGAATGGTGTATCAAGAGTTGTGTGTGTGATGGGTTGGGAGGGCAGTGGGTTGCAGAGGGGCAGCTCTTATAACAGTTGTGGGTGTAGTGTAGGCGGGGCAAAGCGAGGAATATTTTCGTACAATAGGCAGGGCAGCACTGGCGGTATTACAATAGCACGTGTGGGGCGGAAGAAAGAGGACCCTTGGATGGTCAACGCTAACCAAGGCTCATCAGATCGTCTTATGTGACACAACGATGCGTCCGCCTTTTAACGTACTCATTACAACTGCATTATTCAGATTTTACGACGCGCCTCTGGCTCACAGTGTCGTGTAACCGTGGCTCCCGTAGGAAAACCAGATCCGCTTTCACGCAAATGGAAGTGCTACGGATCACATGACTTCGCAACAGTTTCACCGAGATTTTCCAGCTCACTTCTATTACATCATGGACACTTGAATGTGGAGCGAGAAGGCGCGTCTTCACTCCAAATAATTAGGAGAGAAGCATCACAGGCGAAGTCATGGATATCAAGAAGTTGCATTCTATACACTACCCCAAAATGAACACGCCGTAAGACTTGATAACGTCTCCAACCCCCATATTCCGCAATCTACGCCGCACCAATAAACTCCATCAAACCCCTGCGAACCTCGGCCTCAAGCTCATCATCTTCATTCTCACCCCCAGCAACATCCTGCACGACATTCTCCCCAGGTTTCTCAACCCGGCCACCAGCCACTCCCCCATCAACAACCACATCCCCATTCCCACCACCAGCATTCCTCTTCCCCCTTCTCCTCCTCGCCCTCTTCGCCTCAGCCTCCTCAACACGCCTCAccctctcctcctcctgCTCCTTCAGCAACGCATCCCAAACCGCGAGTTTCTGATACCACGGATCCTTTTTACCGCGAAGCTGCCCGTTTACGTTATTTTCTCGGTACGAGAGGTCAATCTCCTTGGCGTACATGTTGTAGCGTTGGAGATTCGCGGCCCATTCCTCTTCGCGCTTCGCTTTTTTCGCGGCTTGAACTTCATCGAGTTCTGAAtccgctgctgctgccgctcGCTTGGTGCCCCGGGGTTCTGGTGGGGGTGTGTGTGGTGCGGGGTTTGAGGGGGCAGGCGagttgtcgtcgtcgtcggtgatggtgatgagAGGGGCGTTGGGGGTAAGGCCGGGTGGGGTGTTTGGCATGGAAAAGGCATTTTGTGTTGATGCGGGTGTGATGGGTGCGCCGGAAGCTTGGCCGGTGGGTTGTGGTGCGTAAGAAGATGAGTAAGAGGAAACAAAAATTATGGGACGACGATCGTTCACAGCTATAGTACGCTCTACGTGCGGCCAGTATTGCTGCTGTTGTGGCTGGTATGGTTGCTGCCACTGAAACTGTGGCTGCTGCTGTGGCTGGTACTGGTACTGCGGCGGGTACTGCGGTTGTTGCAGCGGCTGATACTGGTACTGTACTTGACCCTGAGGTTGCAGCTGGTATGGTTGCCCCTGTGGTTGTGGCTGTGGCTGTggctgttgctgttgctgttgctgttgctgtcGCTGATATTCTTGCAGCCACTGCATACGCACAAAATGCGACATCAGATGCCGTTGCCTATCGCTCTCCGCGATGTGAGTGACAACTACAGCAGGCGTTCTCAGCGCCTGTGCAACAGGATGCGTACTCCTGGCAACTACAGGGGTAGCCACGTCGTACGTCTTGGGGGCGGGCTGCCGAGTCGATGTAGTCTTCACGCTGGAGAAAGGGGTGTCATCCCAGGCCGGTACCGAGGATGTCTGGTGCATATCATGGTTCGTGTCTGATGGGTCGTAGGCACCCGTGACAGACGTGTAGGCTCCAACGGGGGTCTGCTGGACCGGATGTTGGACGTCTTGGGGGGTCTGGGTAGGTGTTAGTGATACGACATGTGTGTGTGTTGAGTGGGGGTACTTACGGTGTAGTTGAATAGGGCGTCAAGATTGACGTCGGGAGTCGACGTCGGATTCATGTCGTAGCCCATGTCATAGGTAGGGAACGATATGTTGTGGGAAGAGGAGTCCATGTTGtaggtggtggtggtggtggttggGTAGTAGGATGAGAGGGGCTGAAAAGGAGAGAAGATGGTTGCGGGTAAGTAGACTAGATGTCGGCGAAGCGACTATCTTATAGGGGAGAAGAAGGTTGTGACTAGGCAGTAGAATAGGCGTTGCTGAAATTGCTGTCTGGTGAGAGAGAAGACGGTTTTTTATGGGCAGTAGAATAAGCTTTGCTAAAAGTACTGTCTGGTGGAAGAGATGGGAGATCAAGGAGAGGAAGGGCGCAGACGGAAGATATACTACCGGCAGCCCTTGTCTGCTTGGCAATGAATCTGTCCTCGATGGAATTAGTGACACAGTATGTGATTATAATGAAGCCAAGCAGAAAAACCATAGTTCGCATCGTGTTGTAGCAGTCCGTAAGAGTCATTCCCGCAAATTCTCCTAGACGTGGGACCTCAGTCATGCAGCGATGGTGGAGACATCGTCAGGCTGTGGCTGAATGTGATGAAGTGGATCAAGTTGTCCAAAGGAACTGCAATGATGATGTATTGGTGTTGATGAGTCGCAGCAAGAGTTTTTCACCATGCGAAGGGCTGCACTCTCCACTGACAAGTCTTGCGCATCACGATGGCCACATTCGGCCAGTATTGCGTCCTTCATTACGGCTACTCGACCGTGAGAGTGCACTGCTATACCGGTCAATGGCGTACGCAGAGATTTGCACTGCCCCGTTGCGCGGATGGTGATAGCCAGTGCAGTGTGGAGCACATCGCCGGTCCAAACAATGGTTACATCACAACAGTACCATATCGATATCGACGATATAACCACATCGTCAGCTACCGAGCACTCATCGAGAGACCATTAGGTCATGCATCAAGTGGAGCGAGCGATGAGAAACGGAGACGACCAGTGAACTCGAGCAAGAATTCTGAGTCACGATATAAGCGAGATGAAAGTTCTGCAGATATGCATCACCAAAATACAACGCACGAAGTTAATGCACATATCTCAAGGACAAAGTTTTGTTTAGTAACCAATCATACAAGCAGCGGCAGTATATGATGTAGGTACAAGGGCATTTCTTACACATGCCCGCCCGCAGCGCCGGCGCCGCTATAGCGAAAGATACCGGCCAATCAGGGGTACCTCTGTCCCACTCGGGCAACCAGATTTTCTACATCATGAACCAGGGTCTGCCATCAGCCAAATCACCCACGTTATGTAGGTACCAGAATCATGATGCAAGGAAGCCCTGGGTTGTAGCCTGCAAGAGACTGTCCGTGTCTGCCATGGCCTATCGCGCGGCCATCGCGCCCTACTTCTACTCCCGTTCCTCACCCATGGTTCGGCGGCTTGTACCTTGCAGGATAGTCCTAATAAACTCATCGGTTATTTCGGGAGACTTTCCGCGCCTCTGGTACGCTTTACAGCTTGCACGCTCAAAACAGCACAACAACACGATGCGTAGGCGCAAGCAGTTCGCGCGGGGGGGTGGGGGTACTACACACGTCGACATCTACCCTCATGCCTATGCACCGTTGTCAAGATTTCTCATCGGTAACCGATTGTAG belongs to Pyrenophora tritici-repentis strain M4 chromosome 10, whole genome shotgun sequence and includes:
- a CDS encoding F-box domain containing protein, whose translation is MLQHYNMELRFLETQSPGPQLTRPPLLTLPSELLHQILGYLSLSDVLSVGLVNKVLQEHTVQDNLWQSFVEAEIPRPDVIKPPRLTWRELFRQHHPYWFIARNKIWFSDTPNTGKLLVARYDHRLNAIEAYALVAERQIPVALSWANHPEAIIHTFSPRVQLDLNAPVVRLNRDAYEDAVGDMGYRLQKEIPMSLYRERPGQNAGVFSRLMLTRPWPKDITTNSTPIWPPLTLPSVDRTRNDYVPSGFRQPGQKPAQLDELSTSNFRLRKWMQFSTESLGMRMRIGEDITTWATLPEECYIPTPQKPWQGIWCGDYAGHGCEFLAIMQPDNPKPLPERAEWVMRSRYREDSVSSGGSWTTAPTDTATSEGGDEEVENAGDLEDSVATLQQAYHEQDLDSPTSASPADQDETIYRGRIEAVKLTGDPNIPRGEYTFIAPDIGPNGLIRVATEEIFKGARIVKSVGHIAATGFRDDDYMSSQLILINHDRIAQYWETFGHVSFYQRVDVDAFTRVA
- a CDS encoding TT-ORF1 multi-domain protein, whose product is MFRNEGIVDMTSTVLHGTSAPVPSFQRVIPYGAGAVEAADERLLEEVKARRLARSQAKARHQAVRPAAKGQQVARTGVAAQHQPMLPIDRKLAKAQARREHLEEELKKAVEEEKTLERKKARMMESEKTKK